From Porphyromonadaceae bacterium W3.11, one genomic window encodes:
- a CDS encoding GH3 auxin-responsive promoter family protein, with product MDIKTAIAKKIADRRRRQLEGYRTDAHNIQLEQLEKISKTLARTKYGAEIGINSRTTYGRYAKKVPIVKYEDIAPRIQQMLLGERHILTDERTSWFSKSGGTTNAKSKYIPTNPRHLNQCHFKGGLDSILIYLLNHPESNILGHKAFALAGTYDTSIHKDRTIHTGDLSAVLLMKMPSFGRLLRVPDIDIVLYPEWERKLDLITDAIIQEDISNISGVPSWMLSVMKELLRKSGKQTIREIWPNLEVFFHGGIAFTPYEKEYRKILGEGVNYMETYNASEGFFGIQDDPADRSMLLMLDYGVFYEFIPMDQYDEDHLQDCPTVPLSGIELGKNYAMIISNLGGLYRYVIGDTISFTNDSPYKFIITGRTKSFINAFGEELMVTNADEAFARLNEEFNCKIREYTAGPVFLSEKGKGYHHWVFEWEEAPNEMSIFAKRFDEVLQELNSDYEAKRYKDFSLQPPVIDVVPKGTFYKWMKEKGKLGGQHKVIRLSKNDDIVQEVLTTAKLQK from the coding sequence ATGGATATAAAAACAGCTATAGCCAAGAAAATAGCCGATAGGAGAAGGCGACAGCTTGAGGGCTATCGTACTGATGCACATAATATTCAGCTTGAGCAACTTGAAAAAATATCCAAGACTCTTGCTCGCACCAAGTACGGTGCAGAGATAGGGATTAACTCTCGGACCACATACGGAAGATATGCCAAGAAAGTACCCATTGTTAAGTACGAAGACATTGCACCTCGCATTCAGCAAATGCTACTTGGGGAACGTCATATTCTCACAGATGAACGCACGTCATGGTTCTCTAAAAGTGGTGGAACGACCAACGCCAAGAGCAAATACATTCCCACCAATCCTCGACATCTCAACCAATGCCATTTCAAAGGTGGGTTAGACTCCATACTCATTTATCTACTCAATCATCCAGAAAGCAACATCCTTGGACACAAGGCGTTTGCTCTTGCTGGAACGTATGATACAAGCATCCATAAAGACAGGACTATACACACTGGGGACCTTTCAGCTGTGCTTCTGATGAAGATGCCCTCTTTTGGTCGGTTGCTACGAGTTCCGGATATTGATATAGTGCTATATCCTGAATGGGAACGGAAGTTAGACCTCATTACAGATGCTATCATCCAAGAAGATATCAGTAATATCTCAGGCGTACCTAGTTGGATGCTTTCTGTTATGAAAGAATTACTTAGGAAGAGTGGCAAGCAGACTATAAGAGAGATTTGGCCCAACCTAGAAGTTTTTTTTCACGGAGGAATTGCTTTCACACCGTACGAGAAGGAGTACCGAAAGATACTTGGCGAAGGGGTAAATTACATGGAGACCTATAATGCCTCAGAAGGGTTCTTCGGCATACAAGATGACCCAGCCGATCGATCTATGCTCCTAATGCTTGACTATGGCGTCTTCTACGAATTCATCCCCATGGATCAGTATGATGAGGACCATCTCCAAGACTGCCCTACCGTACCTCTTTCAGGCATAGAGCTTGGGAAAAACTATGCAATGATCATCAGCAACCTTGGTGGCTTATATCGTTATGTCATTGGAGACACCATCAGCTTTACCAATGATAGCCCTTATAAGTTTATCATCACAGGGCGTACTAAGAGTTTCATTAATGCTTTTGGAGAAGAACTGATGGTAACAAATGCTGATGAGGCCTTCGCACGACTCAATGAGGAGTTCAACTGCAAGATACGCGAATATACAGCAGGACCTGTCTTTCTTAGTGAGAAAGGCAAGGGCTATCATCACTGGGTCTTTGAGTGGGAAGAAGCACCGAACGAGATGTCTATTTTTGCAAAACGATTTGATGAAGTATTACAGGAACTCAATTCGGATTACGAGGCAAAGAGGTACAAAGACTTTTCGCTACAGCCTCCAGTAATTGACGTTGTACCAAAAGGCACCTTCTACAAATGGATGAAAGAAAAAGGCAAACTCGGAGGACAACACAAGGTAATCCGACTCTCAAAGAATGACGATATAGTTCAGGAAGTCCTAACCACTGCAAAACTCCAGAAGTAA